GGCATGAAGGGCGGGGACCTGCTGGTTCTCGGATCCACCGGGCGTTGGTGCGGGCAGATGACCATGGGGGGCCGGATCATCATCCTGGGAGATGTGGGGCCTGGACTGGGCGAGTCCATGTACCGGGGGCTGATTCATGTCCGGGACCCGGAAGCCGAATCCAAGCTGGGCGGTAACGTGGAGTTCCATCCCATATCCGCGGACGAAGTCGATAGCCTGGCTCAGCTGTTCGCGACCCATGGCGTCCAGGCTGATCCCAACAGTTTCATGTCCGTGCGGCCCATGACCAGCGGACGGCACCATTATACCATTTTCAATCCTCAGCTTTCGGGAGCGGATGGCAGATGAGCGAACACGAACGGCACGGAGCTTCCCCGGAAAAATCCCCAAAAGACCCGGCAATCCGGGAGGAAGCGCATTCCACCTGGTCCCGGGAAGTGCTTTCCGAAATCCGCTACAAGGCTGAGCATGGCACGCACCGCATCCGCGGCTGCGGGACACCACGTCCGTTTCCCGGGTTCAATGACCTGACCGTGCTGCCCTCCCAGCTGACCCGGATGGCCGTGGACACCTACCGCGAGCCCTGTGAGACCCGCACCGTCCTGGGCAAGCGGTTTTGCACCGAGCCGTTGGTGGTGGAAACGCCGATTTTGATCTCCGGGATGAGTTACGGCGCCCTGTCCAAGGAGGCCAAGATTGCCCTGGCCCGATCCACCAGGTTGGTGGGCAATTCCATCAACAACGGCGAGGGCGGTCTGCTGCCCGAGGAACGGGCCGAGTCCTACCGTCAGGTGGTGCAGGTTCTGCCCAGCCGGATGGGCTTTTCCCTGCGCTCCATCGAGGCGGCGGACGCCCTGGAAATCATTGTGGGCATCGGGGCCAAGCCTGGTTTGTCCGGGCACCTGATGGGCAGCAAGATCAGCAAGGAGGTTGCCGAGTTCCGGCAGATCCCCGAAGGCATCGACCTGCACAGCCACCCCCGGCACGGAGACATCTTCGGCGCCGACGACCTGGTGATCAAGATGGAGCAACTTCGGGAGGTTACGGACAACCGTATCCCTATCTTCATCAAGATCGCCGCCGGCCGGGTTCGCGAGGATGTGAAGATCGCGGCCAAGGCCGGTGCGGACGGGATCGTGGTGGACGGAGCACAAGGGGGCACCGGAGCCGCGCCGGTGGTGGCCGCGGACCATATGGGCATGCCCACATTGCCGGCCCTGGTCCAGGCGGTACGCGCCCTGGAGGAGATGGGCGTCAAGGACGAGGTTTCCCTGATCGTTTCCGGGGGGATCAAGGACGGCGCCGACGTGGCCAAGGCCCTGGCTCTGGGCGCGGATGCCGTGGCCCTGGGCCAGTCCGTGATGGCGGCCATGGGCTGCACGGTCTGCAGGCGCTGCCACACCGGGCGCTGTGCCTTTGGCATCGGCACCCAGGATCCCGAACTGCGGGCCCGCCTGGATATCGACACAGCGGCAAAGCGAGTAGCCAACTACATCAAGGCCATGACCCACGAGGCCGTGATCCTGGCCAAGGCCTCGGGAAAAACCCGGCTGCGCAACCTGGAACGGGAAGATCTGCGTTCCCTGACCCTGGAAGCCTGCGCCATGACCGGAATTCCATTGGTCGGAACGGATTTCACCTTTACGGAACCGTTTGGATTTTTTTAAGGAGAGGGCTGAGACATGAGGGTTGAACCCCAATGGTGAGGGCAGAGGCTTGAGAGATGAGTTTGTCCTGGTGAGCACGGGTGGTGGAATCAAGACATAAAATCTGAAATCTGAAATCCAAAATCTGAAATTCATAGATAACGGCCAATTCACCAAGAATTACCATGAACAGAATCAGCGAACATCCAGTATTGGGAACCTTTGCCAAGGGACGGACCGTAGCCTTCAGCCTGGACGGGCGGACCATGGAAGGCTGCGAGGGCGAACCCATTGCCGTGGCACTGCGAGCCTCCGGCGTGCTGGTGCACCGGCAGACGGCCCGGCGCAACGAGCCGCGCGGTGTGTTCTGCGCCATAGGGCGCTGCACGGACTGTGTGATGGTCGTGGACGGACGACCCAATGTCCGCACCTGTGTCGAACCCCTGCGAGAAGGAATGCGCGTCCAGACCCAATTTGGCTTGGGAACGGCACGGCACGAGGAGCTGGGCTCATGAAGCGCCGTGACCTGATCGTGGTCGGGGCCGGCCCGGCCGGGCTGTGCGCGGCCATCGAGGCCGCGGGGCAGGGATTGGATGTGCTGGTCTTCGACGAAAATGCCAAGCCTGGGGGGCAACTCTTCAAGCAGATCCATAAATTTTTTGGCTCCAAGGAACACCGCGCCCGGGAACGCGGCTTTCGGATCGGGGAGCAGCTTCTGCAGGAGGCCGCTGATCTTGGAGTGGAGGTGGTCCTCGGGGCCCCGGTTATCGGCCTGTACCAGGGGCTGACCGTGCAGGTGCAGATTGATGCCCGCATTGAAAGGGTCCGGGCCAATGGCGTTATTTTGGCCACCGGGGCCTCGGAAAACATGATTCCCTTTCCAGGTTGGACCCTGCCCGGAGTGATCGGCGCGGGCGCGGCCCAGACCATGGCCAATCTGCATGGCATTCGTCCGGGCAATGACCTGCTGATGGTCGGCTGTGGCAATGTCGGTGTGGTGGTGGCCTACCAGATGCTTCAGGCTGGGTGCCGGGTGCGGGCCATGATCGATGCCGGATCGAACATTGGCGGTTATGGCGTGCACGCGGCCAAGGTGGCCCGGACCGGGGTGCCGTTTCATCTCGGGCACACCATTGTCCGGGCCGAGGGTGATGCCCGGGTGGAGTCGGCGACCATCGCCCAGGTGGACAACCGCTGGCAACCCGTGCCTGGCACGGAAAAGCAACTGGATGTGGATACGGTCTGTCTGGCCGTGGGCCTGTCGCCCTCCATTCAGTTGGCGGCCATGGCCGGGTGCCGGATGCTCCATTTACCCGAAATGGGAGGGCGGGTGCCGATCCGGCGCGATGATTGTTCCACATCAGTTCGTGGATTGTATGTTGTCGGGGATGCCGGAGGCATTGAGGAGGCCAGTTCGGCCATGATCCAGGGGCGACTGGCTGGAATGGCCTGCGCCATGGAACAGGGCTTCATTTCCCCTGTTGCTGGGGAAAATCGGCTGCGCACATTGCGGGATTCGCTGGACCGCTTGCGCGAGGGCCCCTTTGGGGAGCGGATCCGTGGAGCAGAGCATCGAATACAGGCGGTATTGCCGCCCAGATTGGAGGAAACAGCACCATGTCCGACCCACTGAGCAAACCGGTGCTGATGAGCCAATCCCTAAGCACCAAAGGATATCTGCTGCCGGAGGATTTGATTCAGGCACCCGGAGTGCCCTCGGCACAGAGGCGGCAGCAGGGCCCCGTAGCGGTCTTCGAATGTGTCCAGGAGATCCCGTGCAATCCGTGCGAACAAGCCTGCGAAGAAGGGGCGGTTCGTGTCGGTGAACGGATCACCACCTGCCCGGAGCTGGTGGCCGAGGCCTGTACCGGGTGCGCCAAGTGCGTGGCGGCCTGTCCGGGACAGGCGGTGTTCGTGGTGGATGAAAGCCGCGGCGAACTGGCCCATGTGACCATGCCCTACGAATTTTTGCCCCTGCCGAAAAAAGGTCAGAGGGTCACGGCCCTGGACCGCTCCGGCAAGGTTCTTGGTCCGGCTGAGATTGTCCGGGTGAGGTGTTCCAAAACCATGGACGCCACGGCCACGGTGACCATGGCCGTGCCCCGGGATTGGGCCATGCTGGCCCGATTTTTTCGGATGGATCGGGATCAGCAGAGTTCGCCATCCTCATCCACAAGTGAGAGTGAACAATGAGTACCGCAAGTTGCGCAACAGCCTCGCGCCCAAAGATATCGGCCGGCCAGGAGAGTCTGGACAGTTTGGTGATCTGCCGCTGCGAGGAGATCACCAGAGGCGAGATTCTCGCGGCTCTGGAGAACGGAGTGTCCACGGTCAGCGGCGTAAAGCGGGTTACTCGGGCCGGGATGGGTCTCTGTCAGGGACAGACCTGTGGTCGACTGGTGACATCGCTGGTGGCCGGGGCGACAGGGCTTGGGCCGGATCAGGTGGAGCCCCTGACTGCCCGCCCGCCGGTGCGCCCCGTGCCCATGGCCGTGCTGGCCCGGGACCGGGACGAAACGGCCATGGATGGGAGATAGGGAGCAGCGTATGGCCACAAGTTGGGATGCGGTGATCATCGGTGCCGGAGTGAACGGTTGTGCCATTGCCTACAACCTGGCCAAGCGTGGGCTGCGGGTCGTGATCCTGGACAAGACCGACGTTTGTGCCCAGGCTTCGGGCCAGAACGGCGGTGGGGTGCGTCAGTCTGCCCGAGATCCCCGGGAGCTGCCCCTGGCCATGCTCAGCGTCAGCCTGTTTTCGTCTTTGGCCGAAGAGCTGGGCCTGGACATGGAGTATGTCCAGGCCGGAAATCTGCGCCTGTGTACCACGTCGGAGCAGGAAAAGACAATGCGGGCGGCCGTGGAGCAACAGCGGGTCGATTTCGGGCTGGATGTCCGCTACGTGGACCGGGACGAATTGGAGACCCTGAACCCACACATCGCGCAATGGGTGGTGGGAGCTAGCTACTGTCCCACGGATGGCCACGCCAACCCGTTGCTGACCACCTATGCTTTTGCCCGCAAGGCCCGTGAGTTGGGGGCCGAGCTGCGCACCGGAGAGACCGTCACCCGGATTCGTCTGAGTCGGGGCGCGGTCAATAGCGTGGTCACGGACCGGGAGGTCTACTCCACGGGACTGGTGATCAATGCGGCCGGGATCGGCGGCCGCGCGGTGGCAAACATGGTCGGCCTGGACTTCCCCATGACTCCGGTGTTCACCGAGGTTCTGGTGACCGAGGCGCGAGAACCCCTGTTCGCGCAAATGATCGGCACGGCATCCTCGGATTTTTACGGCCATCAGACCACCCACGGCTCTTTTGTCTGGGGTGGATTCGTGGGGTATGAAACCTTTTTGCACGACGGGCATCACGGTGGAATGCAACGACCCAACTACCCGGAAGTGGCCTCGGCCATCTGCCGCGCGGTGCTGCGCTATTTCCCCGGGCTTGGCGAATTGAACGTGATCCGGACCTGGGGCGGATTGATTGCCCAGGTGGCGGACAAGGTTCCGGTGCTCGGCCCGGTGCCCGAGGTGCCTGGTTACATTTCCGCAACGGGCTTTTCCGGTCACGGTTTCGGCATTGCCCCGGCTGTGGGCCGAGTTATCGGCCAAGCCGCCCTGGGTGAGACACCGGATGTGGACCTGAGCCCCTTCGCCGCTGACCGGTTCGGTCCGGTACACTGAAAAAATGTTGAAATCGTCGCAACGTCAAGGAGGTCGTAATCATGCAGTTTGATCGACAGTTGATCGCTTCTGGTGCTCCCATGGAGGAGAAGGTGGGGTACAGTCGGGCGGTTCGGGTCGGGCCGTTTGTCTATGTGGGAGGCACTACGGCGACCAACCCCGACGGGAGCGTGGCCTGCCCTGGGGATGCCTACGGACAGACCAAAAATGTGCTGGAAAAGATCGGCCATGCCCTGGTTGAAGCCGGAGCCACATTTGCGGAGTCGGTCCGGGTTCGGATTTATATCACGGACATGAGCAAGGCCGGGGACTGCATGCGGGCCTATTCCGAGGTATTTAAACCCATCAAGCCCATTGCCACCATGTGCGAGATCAAAGGGCTGTTTCGACCGGAACAGATCGTGGAAATCGAGGTGGACGCGGTGATTGGGTCTGCGAACCCGAGCTGAATCAACGCTCTGACTGTAAAAAAAATGTCTCGCGGTGCTTGCACCGCGAGACAATGGACTTGTGGACCAGGTTGTCCTAGTCGACCTTGAAAAAGGCTTTTTTCACGGCGTTACAGACCGGACACTTTTCCGGACTGTCGCCCTCCACGGTGTAGCCACAGACACTGCAAACATAAACATCCGTTTCAACAGCCTTCCCCAGGTTTTGTAGGGCTTTTTCATAGAGCCCGGCATGAATCTTCTCCACCTCATTGGCGAAATGGAAGCCACGTTCGGCAGCCTTCTGGCCTTCTTCCTGGGCCTCGGCAATCATCTCCGGGTACATCTTGGTGAACTCGTGGGTCTCCCCGCTGAGTGCTTCTTTCAAATTTTCCTCAGTTGATCCGATGCCACCCATCAATTTGAGGTGGGCATGGGCATGCACGGTTTCCGCCTCGGCCACGGCCCGGAAGAGGCGAGCTACCTGGGGGTGCCCCTCCTTCTCTGCCTGCTTGGCAAATGCCAGGTACTTCCGATTGGCCTGGGATTCACCGGCAAAGGCTTCCTGGAGATTTTTCATGGTTTTGGACATACTGTTTCCTCCTTAATGGTCAGAAAGAGTGTTTAAAATTGCTAAAAAGCGGATAAAGATTGACTCCGCCGAGTGAACTACAAACTTGATTATAAAGCAAGAACGATTGTAATGGAACCCATTGAATCGCACCGGGAAAAAGATTACGGCTGACCGAGCAAAAGCAAAGGATCATTTGCCATTGAAATGACCGTTAAAATTACCTGGTGTTTCCTCCAAAAGATGGAAACTGCAAACAGCATCCTTGGCAGGTTGCGATGCGTGTGGGAATGGTGCCAGGCTATGCAGCCTCACAAGATTGAGCGGGCCTGGTCTGGAACGCGGGGTGTGAATTCTGAAGAGAGGCGAGAGATATGCTGGGGAGCATGAAAGAGCGTGATTTTCGTCGGCTCAGTGCGTTCGTTCAGCAACAGTGCGGGATCAAGATGCCGCCAAGCAAAAAGACCATGATGGAAGCCCGGTTGCAACGGCGGTTGCGGGCCTTGAACATGACCGATTATCATGGTTATTGCGAATTCGTTTTCAGTTCGCAGGGGGCGGAAAGTGAACTGCCACACCTGATCGACGCCTTGAGCACCAATACGACCAGTTTCTTTCGCGAACCACACCATTTTCAATACTTGACCGCAACTGTTTTGCCCACATGGTGGCAACATTTCGGTCACAGCCGGGAGTTGGCCGTTTGGAGCGCGGGGTGTTCCTCCGGTGAGGAGCCCTACACATTGACCATGGTCTTGGCCGAGTTTCAGGAGCATTACCCGCTTTTCCGCTGGTTT
This Desulfonatronum thioautotrophicum DNA region includes the following protein-coding sequences:
- a CDS encoding FMN-binding glutamate synthase family protein; the encoded protein is MSEHERHGASPEKSPKDPAIREEAHSTWSREVLSEIRYKAEHGTHRIRGCGTPRPFPGFNDLTVLPSQLTRMAVDTYREPCETRTVLGKRFCTEPLVVETPILISGMSYGALSKEAKIALARSTRLVGNSINNGEGGLLPEERAESYRQVVQVLPSRMGFSLRSIEAADALEIIVGIGAKPGLSGHLMGSKISKEVAEFRQIPEGIDLHSHPRHGDIFGADDLVIKMEQLREVTDNRIPIFIKIAAGRVREDVKIAAKAGADGIVVDGAQGGTGAAPVVAADHMGMPTLPALVQAVRALEEMGVKDEVSLIVSGGIKDGADVAKALALGADAVALGQSVMAAMGCTVCRRCHTGRCAFGIGTQDPELRARLDIDTAAKRVANYIKAMTHEAVILAKASGKTRLRNLEREDLRSLTLEACAMTGIPLVGTDFTFTEPFGFF
- a CDS encoding (2Fe-2S)-binding protein produces the protein MNRISEHPVLGTFAKGRTVAFSLDGRTMEGCEGEPIAVALRASGVLVHRQTARRNEPRGVFCAIGRCTDCVMVVDGRPNVRTCVEPLREGMRVQTQFGLGTARHEELGS
- a CDS encoding NAD(P)/FAD-dependent oxidoreductase, translating into MKRRDLIVVGAGPAGLCAAIEAAGQGLDVLVFDENAKPGGQLFKQIHKFFGSKEHRARERGFRIGEQLLQEAADLGVEVVLGAPVIGLYQGLTVQVQIDARIERVRANGVILATGASENMIPFPGWTLPGVIGAGAAQTMANLHGIRPGNDLLMVGCGNVGVVVAYQMLQAGCRVRAMIDAGSNIGGYGVHAAKVARTGVPFHLGHTIVRAEGDARVESATIAQVDNRWQPVPGTEKQLDVDTVCLAVGLSPSIQLAAMAGCRMLHLPEMGGRVPIRRDDCSTSVRGLYVVGDAGGIEEASSAMIQGRLAGMACAMEQGFISPVAGENRLRTLRDSLDRLREGPFGERIRGAEHRIQAVLPPRLEETAPCPTH
- a CDS encoding (2Fe-2S)-binding protein, which encodes MSTASCATASRPKISAGQESLDSLVICRCEEITRGEILAALENGVSTVSGVKRVTRAGMGLCQGQTCGRLVTSLVAGATGLGPDQVEPLTARPPVRPVPMAVLARDRDETAMDGR
- a CDS encoding NAD(P)/FAD-dependent oxidoreductase, whose protein sequence is MATSWDAVIIGAGVNGCAIAYNLAKRGLRVVILDKTDVCAQASGQNGGGVRQSARDPRELPLAMLSVSLFSSLAEELGLDMEYVQAGNLRLCTTSEQEKTMRAAVEQQRVDFGLDVRYVDRDELETLNPHIAQWVVGASYCPTDGHANPLLTTYAFARKARELGAELRTGETVTRIRLSRGAVNSVVTDREVYSTGLVINAAGIGGRAVANMVGLDFPMTPVFTEVLVTEAREPLFAQMIGTASSDFYGHQTTHGSFVWGGFVGYETFLHDGHHGGMQRPNYPEVASAICRAVLRYFPGLGELNVIRTWGGLIAQVADKVPVLGPVPEVPGYISATGFSGHGFGIAPAVGRVIGQAALGETPDVDLSPFAADRFGPVH
- a CDS encoding RidA family protein yields the protein MQFDRQLIASGAPMEEKVGYSRAVRVGPFVYVGGTTATNPDGSVACPGDAYGQTKNVLEKIGHALVEAGATFAESVRVRIYITDMSKAGDCMRAYSEVFKPIKPIATMCEIKGLFRPEQIVEIEVDAVIGSANPS
- a CDS encoding rubrerythrin family protein; the protein is MSKTMKNLQEAFAGESQANRKYLAFAKQAEKEGHPQVARLFRAVAEAETVHAHAHLKLMGGIGSTEENLKEALSGETHEFTKMYPEMIAEAQEEGQKAAERGFHFANEVEKIHAGLYEKALQNLGKAVETDVYVCSVCGYTVEGDSPEKCPVCNAVKKAFFKVD
- a CDS encoding CheR family methyltransferase, with the protein product MKERDFRRLSAFVQQQCGIKMPPSKKTMMEARLQRRLRALNMTDYHGYCEFVFSSQGAESELPHLIDALSTNTTSFFREPHHFQYLTATVLPTWWQHFGHSRELAVWSAGCSSGEEPYTLTMVLAEFQEHYPLFRWFILATDINTQVLERAAKGIYPEDKLHSIPAGLRRKYLLRSKDRSKKLIRIISGLREKIRFRRLNFMEPFQFREPMDIIFCRNVMIYFERDVQERLIRNFLRHLHPWGHLIIGHSESLAGMDLGLVQVAPTVYRKA